One stretch of Streptomyces sp. R21 DNA includes these proteins:
- a CDS encoding PspC domain-containing protein — translation MTAIARPTNGRMIGGVCAALARRFGTSATTMRVIFVLSCLLPGPQFLLYIALWILFPSEDKARTAW, via the coding sequence ATGACCGCCATTGCCCGCCCCACCAACGGCCGGATGATCGGCGGAGTGTGCGCAGCGCTGGCACGGCGCTTCGGCACCTCCGCGACCACGATGCGCGTGATCTTCGTGCTGTCCTGTCTGCTCCCGGGCCCGCAGTTCCTGCTCTACATAGCGCTGTGGATCCTGTTCCCGTCCGAGGACAAGGCCCGCACGGCCTGGTAA
- a CDS encoding aldehyde dehydrogenase family protein has protein sequence MASVFEYAPAPESRSVVDIAPSYGLFIDGEFVEAADGRVFKTVSPSSEEVLSEIAQAGEADVDRAVKAARRAFQKWSALPGSERAKYLFRIARIIQERSRELAVLETLDNGKPIKETRDADLPLVAAHFFYYAGWADKLDHAGFGANPRPLGVAGQVIPWNFPLLMLAWKIAPALATGNTVVLKPAETTPLSALFFADICRQAGLPKGVVNILPGYGDTGAALVEHPDVNKVAFTGSTAVGKAIARQVAGSHKKVTLELGGKGANIVFDDAPIDQAVEGIVQGIFFNQGQVCCAGSRLLVQESIHDELLDSLKRRLSTLRLGDPLDKNTDIGAINSQEQLSRITSLVEQGEAEGAERWSPECELPSAGYWFAPTLFTNVTQAHTVARDEIFGPVLSVLTFRTPDEAVAKANNSAYGLSAGIWTEKGSRILAVANKLRAGVIWSNTFNKFDPTSPFGGYKESGFGREGGRHGLEAYLDV, from the coding sequence ATGGCATCCGTATTCGAGTACGCACCGGCGCCCGAGTCCCGCTCCGTCGTCGACATCGCCCCCTCCTACGGGCTGTTCATCGACGGCGAGTTCGTGGAGGCGGCCGACGGCCGCGTCTTCAAGACGGTCTCCCCCTCCTCCGAGGAGGTCCTCTCCGAGATCGCCCAGGCGGGCGAGGCGGACGTCGACCGCGCGGTGAAGGCCGCCCGCAGGGCGTTCCAGAAGTGGTCGGCGCTGCCCGGCTCCGAGCGCGCCAAGTACCTCTTCCGTATCGCGCGGATCATCCAGGAGCGCAGCCGCGAACTGGCCGTCCTGGAGACCCTGGACAACGGCAAGCCCATCAAGGAGACACGCGACGCCGACCTCCCCCTGGTCGCCGCGCACTTCTTCTACTACGCGGGCTGGGCCGACAAGCTCGACCACGCCGGGTTCGGCGCGAACCCGCGCCCGCTGGGTGTCGCGGGCCAGGTCATCCCCTGGAACTTCCCGCTGCTGATGCTGGCGTGGAAGATCGCCCCCGCGCTGGCCACCGGCAACACGGTGGTCCTGAAGCCCGCCGAGACGACCCCTCTCTCGGCTCTCTTCTTCGCGGACATCTGCCGCCAGGCGGGCCTGCCCAAGGGCGTCGTCAACATCCTTCCCGGGTACGGCGACACGGGCGCGGCCCTCGTCGAGCACCCGGACGTGAACAAGGTGGCCTTCACCGGTTCCACCGCCGTCGGCAAGGCGATCGCCCGCCAGGTCGCGGGCTCGCACAAGAAGGTCACGCTCGAACTGGGCGGCAAGGGCGCGAACATCGTCTTCGACGACGCCCCGATCGACCAGGCCGTCGAGGGCATCGTCCAGGGCATCTTCTTCAACCAGGGCCAGGTCTGCTGCGCGGGCTCCCGCCTGCTGGTCCAGGAGTCGATCCACGACGAGCTCCTCGACAGCCTGAAGCGCCGGCTCTCGACGCTGCGCCTCGGCGACCCGCTCGACAAGAACACGGACATCGGCGCGATCAACTCGCAGGAGCAGCTGTCCCGCATCACCTCGCTCGTCGAGCAGGGCGAGGCCGAGGGCGCCGAGCGCTGGTCCCCGGAGTGCGAACTCCCGTCCGCCGGCTACTGGTTCGCCCCGACGCTCTTCACGAACGTCACCCAGGCGCACACCGTCGCCCGCGACGAGATCTTCGGCCCGGTGCTGTCCGTTCTCACGTTCCGCACCCCGGACGAGGCGGTCGCCAAGGCCAACAACTCCGCGTACGGCCTCTCGGCGGGCATCTGGACCGAGAAGGGCTCCCGCATCCTCGCCGTCGCGAACAAGCTCCGCGCGGGCGTCATCTGGTCCAACACGTTCAACAAGTTCGACCCGACCTCGCCGTTCGGCGGGTACAAGGAGTCGGGCTTCGGCCGCGAGGGCGGTCGCCACGGCCTGGAGGCGTACCTCGATGTCTGA
- a CDS encoding LysR substrate-binding domain-containing protein: protein MVHQQRSEGRLSPSSDTEDSAGMSRLLAPRLAYFAGVARTEHVTRAAQEMQVPQSTLSRAMVRLEQDLGVDLFARHGRTVSLTAAGRTFLTSVERALAEIERAADEVRADADPATGKVAFGFLHTMGSETVPGLIRAFRADHPRVRFSLVQNYGEAMLEGLRSGELDLCLTSPVPDAPDLVARRLDEQKLRLVVPADHRLAARKRVRLAEAADETFVTLEPGYGMRRITDDLCKEAGFKPRIAFEGEEAETLRGLVAAGLGVALLPPPAVPRPGVVELTVTAPRAAREIGVAWLDGHPDTPPVAAFKKFLLSRRGHLLPD from the coding sequence ATGGTGCATCAGCAGAGGTCAGAGGGTCGTCTGTCACCGTCCAGTGACACAGAAGACAGTGCGGGCATGTCGAGGTTGCTCGCCCCACGCCTGGCGTACTTCGCCGGAGTCGCCCGCACCGAGCACGTCACCCGGGCCGCGCAGGAGATGCAGGTCCCGCAGTCGACGCTGTCGCGCGCGATGGTCCGCCTCGAACAGGACCTGGGCGTGGACCTGTTCGCCCGGCACGGCCGCACGGTCTCGCTGACGGCGGCCGGGCGGACATTCCTGACGTCGGTGGAGCGCGCGCTCGCCGAGATCGAGCGGGCGGCCGACGAGGTGCGCGCGGACGCCGACCCGGCCACCGGCAAGGTCGCCTTCGGCTTCCTGCACACGATGGGCTCAGAAACGGTCCCCGGCCTGATCCGTGCCTTCCGCGCCGACCACCCCCGGGTCCGCTTCAGTCTCGTCCAGAACTACGGCGAGGCGATGCTTGAGGGCCTGCGCTCGGGCGAACTGGACCTGTGCCTCACCTCGCCCGTGCCGGACGCGCCCGACCTGGTGGCCCGCCGCCTCGACGAGCAGAAGCTGCGGCTGGTCGTACCGGCCGACCACCGCCTGGCCGCCCGCAAGCGCGTGCGCCTCGCCGAGGCGGCCGACGAGACCTTCGTGACCCTCGAACCCGGCTACGGCATGCGCCGTATCACCGACGACCTGTGCAAGGAGGCGGGGTTCAAGCCGCGTATCGCCTTCGAGGGCGAGGAGGCCGAGACGCTACGAGGACTGGTGGCGGCCGGTCTCGGAGTCGCTCTGCTGCCGCCACCGGCCGTGCCCCGCCCGGGAGTTGTCGAGCTGACGGTCACGGCCCCGCGCGCGGCCCGCGAGATCGGCGTCGCCTGGCTCGACGGCCACCCGGACACCCCACCGGTGGCCGCCTTCAAGAAGTTCCTGCTCTCACGCCGGGGCCACCTGCTGCCCGACTGA
- a CDS encoding ATP-binding protein produces the protein MKQSAAKTLGVAALGAAFAAAGAGAANAAPAVPDASSALSTVTQTLPAENVAKALPGAGEALAQGQSALGAGVAAAQPAAARILADGPTAPVAGLLGGLPLANSGLPTHGLPLNGLPLG, from the coding sequence ATGAAGCAGTCTGCTGCCAAGACCCTCGGTGTCGCCGCTCTCGGTGCCGCCTTCGCCGCTGCGGGCGCGGGTGCCGCGAACGCGGCGCCGGCCGTGCCGGACGCCTCCTCGGCGCTGAGCACCGTCACCCAGACGCTGCCGGCGGAGAACGTCGCCAAGGCGCTGCCCGGCGCGGGCGAGGCGCTCGCCCAGGGGCAGAGCGCGCTGGGTGCGGGCGTGGCCGCGGCTCAGCCCGCCGCCGCGCGCATCCTCGCCGACGGGCCGACCGCGCCGGTGGCGGGGCTGCTCGGCGGGCTGCCGCTGGCCAACAGCGGTCTGCCGACGCACGGTCTGCCGCTGAACGGTCTGCCGCTCGGCTGA
- a CDS encoding adenosine deaminase codes for MTSQIPNIPSSEQIRRAPKVLLHDHLDGGLRPGTIVELARETGYEGLPETDADKLGLWFREAADSGSLERYLETFAHTCAVMQTREALFRVAAECAEDLAEDGVVYAEVRYAPEQHLEAGLSLEEVVEAVNEGFREGERRAKENGHRIRVGALLTAMRHAARALEIAELANRYRDVGVVGFDIAGAEAGFPPTRHLDAFEYLKRENNHFTIHAGEAFGLPSIWQALQWCGADRLGHGVRIIDDIEVDADGSVKLGRLASYVRDKRIPLELCPSSNLQTGAAASYAEHPIGLLRKLHFRATVNTDNRLMSGTSMSREFEHLVEAFGYTLDDLGWFSVNAMKSAFIPFDERLAMINDVIKPGYAELKAEWLFR; via the coding sequence ATGACGAGCCAGATCCCGAACATCCCGAGCTCGGAACAGATCCGCCGGGCACCCAAGGTCCTGCTGCACGATCACCTCGACGGGGGCCTGCGCCCCGGCACGATCGTCGAACTCGCCCGCGAAACGGGCTATGAGGGTCTCCCCGAGACCGACGCCGACAAGCTCGGCCTCTGGTTCCGCGAGGCCGCCGACTCCGGGTCCCTGGAACGGTACTTGGAGACCTTCGCGCACACCTGCGCCGTCATGCAGACCCGCGAGGCCCTCTTCCGGGTCGCCGCCGAGTGCGCCGAGGACCTCGCCGAGGACGGTGTCGTCTACGCCGAGGTGCGGTACGCGCCCGAACAGCACCTGGAGGCCGGGCTCAGCCTCGAAGAGGTCGTCGAGGCCGTCAACGAGGGCTTCCGGGAAGGCGAGCGGCGGGCGAAGGAGAACGGCCACCGCATCCGCGTCGGCGCGCTGCTCACCGCCATGCGGCACGCCGCACGTGCCCTGGAGATCGCCGAACTCGCCAACCGCTACCGGGACGTGGGCGTCGTCGGCTTCGACATCGCCGGTGCGGAAGCCGGGTTCCCGCCCACCCGGCACCTCGACGCGTTCGAGTACCTCAAGCGCGAGAACAACCACTTCACGATCCACGCCGGGGAGGCCTTCGGGCTGCCGTCCATCTGGCAGGCCCTGCAGTGGTGCGGCGCCGACCGGCTCGGACACGGAGTCCGCATCATCGACGACATCGAGGTCGACGCCGACGGCTCGGTGAAGCTCGGACGGCTCGCCTCCTACGTCCGCGACAAGCGCATCCCGCTGGAGCTCTGCCCCAGCTCCAACCTCCAGACCGGCGCCGCCGCCTCATACGCGGAGCACCCGATCGGGCTGCTGCGGAAGCTGCATTTCCGGGCGACCGTGAACACGGACAACCGCCTCATGTCGGGTACCAGCATGAGCCGGGAATTCGAGCACCTTGTCGAGGCATTCGGTTACACGCTCGATGATCTCGGTTGGTTCTCGGTCAATGCTATGAAGTCAGCATTCATTCCTTTCGATGAACGACTGGCCATGATCAATGACGTGATCAAGCCCGGCTATGCCGAACTGAAAGCCGAATGGCTGTTCCGATAG
- the afsQ1 gene encoding two-component system response regulator AfsQ1 has translation MPSLLLIEDDDAIRTALELSLTRQGHRVATAATGEDGLKLLREARPDLIVLDVMLPGIDGFEVCRRIRRTDQLPIILLTARSDDIDVVVGLESGADDYVVKPVQGRVLDARIRAVLRRGEREANDSATFGSLVIDRAAMTVTKNGEDLQLTPTELRLLLELSRRPGQALSRQQLLRLVWEHDYLGDSRLVDACVQRLRAKVEDVPSSPTLIRTVRGVGYRLDNPQ, from the coding sequence GTGCCTTCCCTGTTGCTGATCGAGGACGACGACGCCATCCGTACGGCCCTGGAGCTCTCTTTGACGCGCCAGGGACACCGTGTGGCCACTGCTGCCACCGGCGAGGACGGCCTGAAGCTGCTGCGCGAGGCGCGGCCGGATCTGATCGTGCTGGACGTGATGCTGCCCGGCATCGACGGATTCGAGGTGTGCCGGCGCATCCGGCGCACCGACCAGCTGCCGATCATTCTGCTGACCGCGCGCAGCGACGACATCGACGTGGTGGTCGGACTGGAGTCCGGCGCCGACGACTATGTCGTCAAGCCCGTGCAGGGGCGGGTGCTCGACGCCCGGATCCGGGCGGTGCTGCGCCGCGGCGAGCGCGAGGCCAACGACTCGGCGACGTTCGGCTCCCTCGTCATCGACCGTGCCGCGATGACGGTCACCAAGAACGGCGAGGACCTGCAGCTGACGCCCACCGAGCTGCGGCTGCTCCTCGAGCTGAGCCGCCGGCCCGGACAGGCCCTGTCCCGGCAGCAGTTGCTGCGGCTGGTCTGGGAGCACGACTACCTCGGCGACTCGCGCCTGGTCGATGCCTGTGTGCAGCGGCTGCGCGCGAAGGTCGAGGACGTGCCCTCCTCTCCCACTCTGATCCGCACTGTGCGTGGAGTCGGCTACCGGCTGGACAATCCTCAGTGA
- a CDS encoding SigE family RNA polymerase sigma factor, which translates to MNTLHSTSTSAVAVVTRLHDVARNTEKSGAVSGRGCARGTGRQHTAYMTVVDGFTGGSANGGAVAHGGAAYGEVTGERRSASEAEFTAYVEERRASLYATAYHLTGDRFEAEDLLQSALFSTYRAWDRISDKAAVGGYLRRTMTNLHISAWRRRKLNEYPTEELPETAGDTDAMRGTELRAVLWQALARLPELQRTMLVLRYYEGRTDPEIAEILDISVGTVKSSIWRSLRRLREDEVLSFGRDEEESFGELVA; encoded by the coding sequence ATGAACACGCTGCACAGCACCAGCACTAGCGCAGTTGCAGTTGTCACGCGTCTGCACGACGTGGCCCGGAACACCGAGAAGTCCGGTGCCGTGAGCGGGCGGGGGTGCGCTCGCGGCACCGGGCGTCAGCACACCGCGTACATGACGGTGGTTGACGGTTTCACGGGGGGAAGTGCCAACGGGGGAGCGGTAGCTCACGGGGGAGCCGCGTACGGGGAGGTCACGGGGGAACGCCGCTCGGCGTCGGAGGCGGAGTTCACCGCCTACGTCGAGGAGCGTCGTGCCTCCCTGTACGCAACCGCCTACCACCTGACCGGTGATCGCTTCGAGGCCGAGGACCTGCTGCAGAGCGCGCTGTTCTCGACGTACCGGGCCTGGGACCGGATCAGCGACAAGGCCGCGGTCGGGGGCTACCTCCGCCGCACCATGACCAATCTGCACATCAGCGCGTGGCGCCGCCGCAAGCTGAACGAGTACCCGACCGAGGAACTGCCGGAGACCGCCGGTGACACGGACGCGATGCGCGGCACCGAGCTGCGCGCCGTGCTGTGGCAGGCGCTCGCCCGGCTGCCCGAACTCCAGCGCACGATGCTGGTCCTCCGTTACTACGAGGGCCGCACCGACCCGGAGATCGCGGAAATCCTCGACATCAGTGTCGGCACGGTGAAGTCCAGCATCTGGCGGTCGCTCCGCCGGCTGCGCGAGGACGAGGTCCTCAGCTTCGGCCGTGACGAGGAGGAATCCTTCGGGGAGCTTGTCGCCTGA
- a CDS encoding uridine kinase, with translation MSSHPPIPTRVVLLSGPSGSGKSLLAARSGLPVLRLDDFYKECTDPTLPQVEGSSDIDWDHPLSWDADTAVEAITELCRTGHTTIPVYDISLSARTGTETLHIERTPLFIAEGIFAAEIVERCRELGVLADALCLTRGPVTTFRRRFLRDLKEGRKSVPFLLRRGWRLMRTERSIVARQTELGAHACDKDEALGRLAAAAAGRCAKATA, from the coding sequence GTGAGTTCCCATCCCCCGATACCCACCCGAGTCGTTCTGCTGTCCGGCCCGTCCGGCTCCGGAAAGTCGCTCCTCGCCGCCCGCTCGGGCCTGCCCGTGCTCCGGCTCGACGACTTCTACAAGGAGTGCACGGACCCGACGCTGCCGCAGGTGGAGGGCAGCTCGGACATCGACTGGGACCACCCGCTGTCGTGGGACGCGGACACCGCGGTCGAGGCGATCACCGAGCTGTGCCGTACGGGGCATACGACCATTCCCGTGTACGACATCTCGCTGAGCGCCCGCACGGGCACGGAGACGCTGCACATCGAGCGGACGCCGCTGTTCATCGCGGAGGGCATCTTCGCCGCCGAGATCGTCGAGCGCTGCCGCGAACTGGGCGTGCTGGCCGACGCGCTGTGCCTGACCCGCGGCCCGGTCACCACGTTCCGCCGGCGCTTCCTGCGCGACCTCAAGGAGGGCCGCAAGTCGGTGCCGTTCCTGCTCCGCCGCGGCTGGCGCCTGATGCGCACCGAGCGCTCGATCGTGGCCCGCCAGACGGAACTGGGCGCGCACGCCTGCGACAAGGACGAGGCACTCGGGCGACTGGCGGCGGCTGCCGCCGGTCGCTGCGCGAAGGCGACGGCGTAA
- a CDS encoding alpha/beta hydrolase, whose amino-acid sequence MAQQATPVRRARLGRALGPEPTAVSGVVLLLPAGDEVSARKPSPMTATASVRTLGRRLMRTGRTDGLVTHVVHYRFRGWNGSEAHLARDAAWAADEVVRRYGDVPVCLAGTDMGGRAALRAGGHDAVHSVLALAPWLPEEDVAAPPEPVKQLAGRRVMIVHGTNDARSDPELSFRLAARAKKVNRDICRFEVHSDGHALSQHRAEVLSLAEDFVLGTLFGRSFSRPVEDAFAAPPPLGLRMPLAAGFGQSLRH is encoded by the coding sequence ATGGCACAGCAAGCGACGCCGGTTCGCAGGGCCCGGCTGGGGAGGGCGCTCGGCCCGGAACCGACGGCGGTGAGCGGGGTGGTGCTGCTGCTCCCGGCCGGCGACGAGGTCTCGGCCCGTAAGCCGTCCCCCATGACAGCGACCGCCTCCGTACGGACGCTGGGGCGCCGCCTCATGCGGACGGGACGGACGGACGGCCTGGTCACCCATGTGGTGCACTACCGGTTTCGGGGCTGGAACGGCAGCGAGGCACATCTCGCCCGCGACGCGGCCTGGGCCGCCGACGAGGTCGTACGCCGCTACGGTGACGTCCCCGTCTGTCTGGCCGGGACGGACATGGGCGGCCGGGCCGCACTGCGCGCGGGCGGACACGACGCCGTCCACTCCGTACTGGCGCTCGCCCCTTGGCTGCCCGAGGAGGACGTGGCCGCGCCACCCGAACCGGTGAAGCAACTGGCAGGGCGGCGCGTGATGATCGTGCACGGCACCAACGACGCCCGCAGCGACCCGGAGCTGTCCTTCCGGCTCGCGGCGCGCGCGAAGAAGGTCAACCGGGACATCTGCCGCTTCGAGGTGCACTCGGACGGGCACGCGCTCTCCCAGCACCGGGCCGAAGTCCTGTCGCTGGCCGAGGACTTCGTGCTGGGCACGCTGTTCGGCCGGTCCTTCTCGCGCCCGGTCGAGGACGCGTTCGCCGCGCCGCCGCCACTGGGGCTGCGGATGCCGCTGGCGGCGGGGTTCGGGCAGTCACTGCGGCACTGA
- a CDS encoding VanZ family protein: MQRQGSDGGSAVTRVRVAGGVLLVAHLALVAWLMLRPLDVPWVSAANLRPFAGIRADLALSPQEAARRIGEGLALLAPLGVLLPMAGGKLTVSPLGSLLRTFAAGALISTGIELLQTGVPGQVVDIDSILLNSVGVALAHLAIVPAARARLRRRAETRQSRALPREEPAQGRTPTIPRVGIAP, from the coding sequence GTGCAGCGTCAAGGCTCAGACGGCGGCAGTGCCGTGACCCGCGTCCGTGTGGCAGGAGGTGTCCTCCTGGTCGCACACCTCGCGCTCGTCGCCTGGCTCATGCTGCGCCCCTTGGACGTCCCCTGGGTGAGCGCGGCCAACCTGCGCCCGTTCGCCGGCATCAGAGCCGACCTCGCGCTCAGCCCCCAGGAGGCGGCCCGCCGCATCGGCGAGGGCCTCGCCCTCCTCGCCCCCCTCGGGGTGCTGCTCCCCATGGCAGGCGGCAAGCTCACCGTCTCCCCGCTCGGCTCCCTGCTCCGCACCTTCGCCGCCGGCGCCCTGATCTCCACAGGCATCGAACTCCTGCAGACCGGCGTCCCCGGCCAGGTCGTCGACATCGACTCGATCCTGCTGAACTCGGTCGGCGTCGCCCTGGCCCACCTGGCGATCGTGCCCGCCGCAAGGGCCCGGCTCCGCCGAAGGGCCGAGACGCGGCAGAGCAGGGCCCTCCCCCGGGAGGAACCGGCTCAGGGTCGGACCCCGACGATTCCCAGGGTCGGGATCGCACCGTAG
- a CDS encoding aldehyde dehydrogenase family protein, producing the protein MSEKPKNTEKSEQQRLGVFKTYKLYVGGKFPRSESGRVYEVTDSKNNWLANAPLSSRKDARDAVVAARKAFGGWSGATAYNRGQILYRIAEMLEGRRDQFVREVADAEGLSKAKAATVVDAAIDRWVWYAGWTDKIAQVVGGANPVAGPYFNLSSPEPTGVVTVLAPQESSFLGLVSVIAPVIATGNTVIVIASEKSPLPALSLGEVLATSDLPGGVVNILSGRTAEIAAPLAAHQDVNAIDLAGAGTDDGLAKELEIAAADNLKRVLRPQPVDYSAAPGIDRLTAFLETKTVWHPTGSLGASGSAY; encoded by the coding sequence ATGTCTGAGAAGCCCAAGAACACCGAGAAGTCCGAGCAGCAGCGTCTCGGCGTGTTCAAGACCTACAAGCTGTACGTCGGCGGGAAGTTCCCGCGTTCGGAGAGCGGCCGGGTGTACGAGGTGACCGACTCCAAGAACAACTGGCTGGCGAACGCGCCCCTTTCGTCCCGCAAGGACGCCCGTGACGCGGTCGTCGCCGCCCGCAAGGCGTTCGGCGGCTGGTCCGGCGCGACGGCGTACAACCGCGGCCAGATCCTCTACCGCATCGCCGAGATGCTGGAGGGCCGGAGGGACCAGTTCGTGCGCGAGGTCGCGGACGCCGAGGGCCTGTCGAAGGCGAAGGCGGCCACGGTCGTGGACGCGGCGATCGACCGCTGGGTCTGGTACGCGGGCTGGACCGACAAGATCGCCCAGGTGGTGGGCGGCGCGAACCCGGTCGCGGGCCCGTATTTCAACCTCTCCTCCCCCGAGCCGACGGGTGTCGTCACCGTCCTCGCCCCCCAGGAGTCGTCCTTCCTGGGCCTGGTCTCGGTGATCGCCCCGGTGATCGCGACCGGCAACACGGTGATCGTGATCGCGTCCGAGAAGTCCCCGCTCCCCGCCCTGTCCCTGGGCGAGGTGCTCGCCACCTCCGACCTCCCGGGCGGTGTCGTCAACATCCTGTCCGGCCGTACGGCGGAGATCGCGGCGCCGCTGGCCGCGCACCAGGACGTCAACGCGATCGACCTCGCCGGCGCCGGCACCGACGATGGCCTGGCGAAGGAGCTGGAGATCGCGGCGGCGGACAACCTGAAGCGCGTTCTTCGTCCACAGCCTGTGGATTATTCGGCGGCTCCGGGCATCGATCGCCTGACGGCCTTCCTGGAGACCAAGACGGTCTGGCACCCGACGGGTTCGCTGGGCGCGTCCGGCTCCGCCTACTGA
- a CDS encoding ATP-binding protein has translation MTKPQDKLRGWAAARKAILSGLRFTSLRLRLVVVFGLVALTAAVSASGIAYWLNREAVLTRAQDAVLRDFQQEMRNHASMLPERPAQDELRRTAGQMANSSQRFSVLLVAKDANGRQISGNSALDTFTLEDVPDSLQKAVNEEQELSSNNKYQYHLYWQRITDDGKPYLVGGAKVIGGTTTGYMLKSLEPEAKDLNSLAWSLGIATGLALIGSALLAQAAATTVLKPVHRLGTAARRLGEGKLDTRLRVSGTDELADLSRTFNHTAEALEKRVADMSARDEASRRFVADMSHELRTPLTAITAVTEILEEELDAETGSVDPMIEPAVRLVVSETRRLNDLVENLMEVTRFDAGTARLVLDDVDIADQITSCIDARAWLDAVELNAERGRMARLDPRRLDVILANLIGNALKHGGSPVRVTVREEGDDLLIEVQDHGPGIPEDVLPHVFDRFYKASASRPRSEGSGLGLSIALENAHIHGGEITAANSAKGGAVFTLRLPQDASEILADEEQNGANGTEGNAR, from the coding sequence GTGACCAAACCGCAGGACAAGCTCCGCGGCTGGGCCGCGGCGCGCAAGGCAATACTTTCGGGTCTGCGCTTCACCAGCCTGCGGCTGCGCCTGGTCGTGGTGTTCGGTCTGGTGGCGCTCACCGCCGCCGTGTCGGCGTCGGGCATCGCGTACTGGCTCAATCGCGAGGCCGTGCTCACCCGTGCCCAGGACGCCGTGCTGCGCGACTTCCAGCAGGAGATGCGCAACCACGCGAGCATGCTGCCCGAGCGCCCGGCGCAGGACGAACTGCGGCGCACGGCCGGGCAGATGGCCAACAGCAGCCAGCGCTTCAGCGTGCTCCTGGTGGCGAAGGACGCGAACGGCAGGCAGATCTCCGGGAACTCCGCCCTGGACACCTTCACGCTGGAGGACGTCCCCGACTCCCTCCAGAAGGCGGTGAACGAGGAGCAGGAGCTGTCCTCGAACAACAAGTACCAGTACCACCTGTACTGGCAGCGGATCACCGACGACGGCAAGCCGTACCTGGTGGGCGGCGCGAAGGTCATCGGCGGTACGACGACGGGCTACATGCTCAAGTCCCTCGAGCCGGAGGCGAAGGACCTCAACTCCCTTGCCTGGTCGCTGGGTATCGCGACGGGTCTGGCGCTGATCGGCTCGGCGCTGCTCGCGCAGGCCGCCGCGACCACGGTCCTCAAGCCGGTGCACCGCCTGGGCACCGCGGCCCGCCGCCTCGGCGAGGGCAAGCTCGACACCCGGCTGCGCGTGTCGGGCACGGACGAACTCGCGGACCTCTCCCGTACGTTCAACCACACGGCGGAGGCCCTCGAAAAACGCGTGGCCGACATGAGCGCCCGCGACGAGGCGTCCCGCCGCTTCGTGGCGGACATGTCCCACGAACTCCGTACGCCGCTCACCGCGATCACCGCCGTGACGGAGATCCTCGAAGAGGAGCTGGACGCGGAGACGGGCAGCGTGGACCCGATGATCGAACCGGCCGTACGGCTGGTCGTCAGCGAGACGCGCCGCCTCAACGACCTCGTCGAGAACCTGATGGAGGTCACCCGCTTCGACGCGGGCACCGCCCGACTGGTCCTCGACGACGTGGACATCGCCGACCAGATCACCTCGTGCATCGACGCGCGCGCCTGGCTGGACGCGGTGGAACTGAACGCCGAGCGCGGCCGGATGGCCCGCCTGGACCCGCGCCGCCTCGACGTCATCCTGGCGAACCTGATCGGCAACGCGCTCAAGCACGGCGGTTCGCCGGTCCGGGTGACCGTCCGCGAAGAGGGCGACGACCTGCTGATCGAGGTCCAGGACCACGGGCCCGGCATCCCCGAGGACGTCCTCCCGCACGTCTTCGACCGCTTCTACAAGGCGAGCGCGAGCCGTCCCCGCTCCGAGGGCAGCGGCCTCGGCCTCTCCATCGCGCTGGAGAACGCGCACATCCACGGCGGCGAGATCACGGCGGCCAACTCCGCCAAGGGCGGTGCCGTCTTCACGCTCCGGCTCCCGCAGGACGCGTCGGAGATCCTCGCCGACGAAGAGCAGAACGGCGCCAACGGCACGGAGGGCAACGCCAGATGA